The genomic window TTACATCCCCCATAACCTCTCCGTTTATGGTGACATTACCCATGATGGAAACTACATCGCCCATCACCTTGCCGTCAACGGTCACATTGCCCATGATGGCCACCGCATCGCCGAAAACAACCTCGTCTGTTCCCACTACCACATCTCCCTGAATCTGCACCCGGTCGCTACCTTCATCGGCCAGAGCTGCACCCGGGAGCATCAACACCATTATTATCAAAATCGCCAAAAACCTCTTCATGCAAATTCCCTCCATATTTTTACGTATTTTTACTACCTGTAGCTTCTGTGGGGGCCAGCAACCTCACCCATAGCGAAAATCCCACTATAAACACCCCAATGACCAGGACTGCGCTCATTGGATACTGCCTCCAGATCTCCGCCAGGATTCTCGCAGGAAAAGTAAGGGCTGATTGAAGGTCCATTATGACTTTTACTGTAAACCCCGCCATCCACAGAGCGGTATTTAAGATGCCGCTTACGCTTTTTACAACCATGACAAACCAGCCTACGGCGCCGATAAAGGCCGGGATGATATCTGCCGGATTGTAGGGCGCAAGCAGAATCGTCACTGCTAGTATAGCCAGCAGTAATGCGGGGATAGCCATCACAATTGGAATGTTTCTTTCGGCTTTTTCATTATAAATCTTTGTCATGACCTTTTGTGTGAAATTCTGCCCCGGTGACAGAAGAGGAAGGTCTGAAAGCATCACATACTGCCTCTGCATGGCCTCAAGAAACTCGGAGCAGTGTACGCATTTACTCAGATGTTGCTCAAGGTCCCGCTTTCCCCGAGCATCAAGGGCCCCATCCAGATATTCCATTATTCTTTCTTCATAAAAATCACATCCCACTGCCTTCACCTCCGTCAAGTTTTTCCCTCAGCAGTTTCCTGGCCCTGAAGAGCCGGTTTTTTACAATAGACATGGGCACGTTCAGCACCCGACATATCTCCTGGTAGGAAAGCCCCTGAAAGTGAAATAACATTAGAGGAACTCTATATTCTTCCGGAAGGTTTTGCACTGCCTGGTGAAGCCTTACAGCACTGTCGCGGGCTTCAGTGATTTCCTCCGGGGTCCCGGAAGATGCCGCCAGTATATCCTCTTCCAGCGGCGCCGCCTCTTTCCTTTTTCGCAGATAATCAATGCAGAGGTTGTATGTTATCCTGTAGACCCATGTGGAGAATTTGGTGCGGCCGGCATCGTATGTTTTCAGGCTCCTGTAGATCTTTATAAAGGTTTCCTGGGATACATCTTCGGCCTCCTCTCGAGAAGAAAGCATCCTGTAGGCCATGGTAAAAACCCTGTTCTTGTAGCGGTCTACTATAATGGCAAAAGCGCCGGTATCGCCTGAAAGCACCTGTTTTATTATCTTTTCATCAAGTTTTTCATCATTGGGCATTTTACCGACATAGTTTTCATCTGTCGCCTGCTGTGGGCACATGCAATCACCTGACTTTTAAAGCCTGTTTTTCCGGCTTCATATATATATACGGATGAATTTTGTTTTGGTCTGAAAGACCTTTGAAATTTTTCAGGAAAAGATAAGCAGGAGATGAGCCTCCTTCCTGCGCCTGATGAAACCCAAAAAAATTATACTATAAGCCGGTATAAACTAAAATAACTGGTTGATTAATTTTCATCAAACAATACTCCTAACATTATTTGCCGAAAAATGAAATGCTTCACTGTTTTCCAAGTGTGATATAATTAACATATGGAAGTCAAGTTTTGTGTTATGATCTGAATACATACAATATGCGGAGTATAAAATCTATGGAAAGGGTGAACATGATTGGGTTTTCGTGTGGAGCACGATCTTCTGGGGGAAAGGCAGGTGCCCGAAGAGGCATACTACGGGATCCACACCCTGCGGGCGATAGAGAATTTTCCCCTGACCGGGCGACCCATACATAAAAAGCTGGTAATGGCCCTGGTGACGGTGAAAAAAGCCGCCGCCCTGGCCAATACGGAACTTGGGTTTTTGCCCGAAAGCATCGGCAAGGCCATTACAGCCGCCTGTGATGAAATACTGGCGGGAAACCTGCTGGAACAATTTGTGGTAGACTCCATCCAGGGAGGTGCCGGTACCTCCTCCAATATGAACGCCAATGAGGTTATCGCCAACAGGGCCATCGAGATACTGGGCGGCAAAAAAGGCGATTATTCCATGGTCCATCCCATAAATCATGTTAACCTTTTCCAATCCACCAATGATGTGTACCCCACCGCCCTGAGGATCGCAGCCATATGGTTGTTGAAGCCCCTGAGTGAGAGCATGGCCCGGCTGCAGGAAGCATTGCAGCAAAAGGAAAATGAGTTTTGCGATTGTTTAAAAGTGGGAAGGACCCAGCTTCAGGACGCGGTACCCATCATGCTGGGGCAGGAGTTTGGCGCCTACGCCCAGGCCATCGCCCGGGACCGCTGGAGACTCTATAAGGTGGAGGAACGCCTGCGTCAGGTCAATATCGGAGGCACTGCCGTAGGGACGGGCCTTAATGCGGATAAAAGATATATCTACCTTGTCACGGAGAAGCTCCAGGACCTTACGGGCTTAGGCCTTGCCCGGGCGGAATACCTCATGGACCCCACTCAGAACGCCGATGTGTTCGTGGAGGTTTCGGGGCTCCTCAAGTCTGCCGCAGTGAACCTTTCCAAGATCGCCAGCGATTTGCGGTTGCTTTCCTCAGGCCCTCGGGCGGGGCTCATGGAAATAAACCTGCCATCCATGCAGGCAGGTTCTTCCATCATGCCGGGCAAGGTGAACCCCATCATCCCTGAAGCGGTAAACCAGGTGGCCTTTCAGGTCATGGCCAATGATATGGCTATAACGCTGGCGGCCCAGGCCGGGCAGCTGGAACTGAATGCCATGCTGCCGCTGATAGCCCACAATCTGCTGGAATCGCTGGAAATCATGGATAATGCGGTGAAAATATTCATAAAACGCTGTATATCGGGAATAACAGCCAACCGGGAACGCTGCGGTAAGCTCCTGGAAGAAAGCTTTTCCACTCTCGCAGCCCTAACGCCTCACATAGGTTATGATGCGGCGACGGTGGTGGCCCAAAAGGCGTTGGCCGAAAAAAAGTCCGTGCGGCAGGTGGTGCTGGAAATGGGGCTTATAGAGGAGGAAAAGCTTAACAGGTTGCTTTGTCCCTACGAGCTTACAAAACCCGGCAATTTCGAGGTTCGAAGTTAGAGTTCGATTTAAGACAAGGTGACGGTTGTCTTGTCTGATAAAATCTAGAAGCACTAGAACCGTACCCATGCTTCCAGAAAGGATGAGTATTATGGAAAATACATTGAATTCTACTCCTACAGCAAGTAGATTGCACATTGCCATCTTCGGCAGGAGGAATGCTGGAAAATCAAGCCTCATAAACGCCATCACCAATCAGGACATCGCCCTGGTATCTTCGGTGGCTGGGACTACTACGGATCCGGTTTTTAAAGCCATGGAACTTTTACCTATAGGTCCTGTGGTCATCATAGACACTGCGGGAATCGACGATGTGGGGGAACTGGGAGAGCTCCGGGTAAAAAAGACGTACCAGGTTTTAAACAAAACCGATCTGGCGGTGCTTATCATCGACGGTGAAACGGGAGTTACCGATTATGACATGGAGGTTTTAGCCAGGATAAAGGAGAAAAAACTTCCGGTAGTGGGAATTATAAATAAAAAAGATATCGCCGGCTATACCCCGGGCGATAAAAAAAAGTGGGAACAGCAGCTGGGGATAAGCCTTCTGGAAGTTTCGGCTTTGAATAGAGAAGGCATCGACGATTTAAAGCGCGAGATAATAAATAAAGCCCCCGTGGATTTTTCCGAGATCCCCATCATCAGCGACCTTTTAAATCCAGGTGATTTTGCGGTGCTGGTGATACCCATTGATAAAGCTGCTCCCAAAGGGAGGCTGATCCTCCCCCAGCAGCAGACCATAAGGGACATCCTGGACCATGATGCCATAGCCATCGTCACAAAAGAATATGAGCTTAAGGAAACCCTGGACAACCTCTCTAAAAAGCCCAGGATTGTGGTCACCGATTCCCAGGCCTTCCTGAAGGTGGCCGCCGATACCCCGAAGGATGTGTGGATGACATCTTTCTCCATCCTTTTTGCCCGCCACAAAGGGGAGCTGGCCCAGCTCGTGGCCGGAGTAAAGGCAATAGAAGACCTGAAGCCGGGGGACAGGGTGCTCATATCCGAAGCCTGCACCCACCACCGCCAGGCCGATGACATAGGCAAGGTAAAGATACCCCGATGGCTTCGGCAGATGGTGGGAGGAGATCTCCACTTCGAGTGGTCCAGCGGATTCACCTTTCCGGAAAACCTGTTGGAGTTCAAGCTTGTGGTGCACTGCGGGGCGTGCATGCTCAACAGGAGGGAAATGCTGTACCGCCTCTCCATTTTGAAACAAAAAAATATACCCGTAGTAAACTACGGGGTCCTCATAGCCTATGTGCACGGCATCCTGCCCAGGGCTCTGGAACCTTTTCCTTATGCACGGATGATGCTAAAATAAGTCAGTGAGTCAGAGAACCGTCCCCTGACTCATCTTCCCCTGACTCATGCCCGGCGGAGTTTTTTCTTTTTCAGTACTTTGAGGCGGAAGAAATCTTCCCTTTCCTTTTCCTCCAGCACCTCGGAGATCATTTTCACCAGAGCTTCGTATTTTGGTATCTGGATATTCTGGAGGGCGTTGGCCCTCTTCTGGGTCCTCTTAATCTCCATGGCCAGCTTATATACCGAATCTTCCACTTCCGCCAGCTCATAAAGCAGGTATTTTACCTGGTGAAATTTCTGCAGGGCCACATCCAGGGCGGTATTGGTGTGATAAAAGCTGTAGTAATGTTCAAGGTCATGCTTTTCATATTTTATCTTCGGTATCTCCACCCCCATGACACTGTGGGTAAGCACTGTAAATTCGGTAGCCCGGGGTATGGACTTGGCCACCTCATGGACCTCATTTATTCCCAGGGTGATGTTGGCCATGGTCAGGGCTTCATAGGCATCTTTGAAAATCTCCCGCATCTTCTGCTGCATCTCTTTGGCCCTATCCATAAGCCCCATCATTTCTCTTATCAGCACGTTTCTTTTTTTATCCAGCAGTTCATACCCTTTTTTGGAGAAGTCCAGGGCTGCCTGGGCTGCCATTAAATTGGCCTTGGTGGGAGCAATGTTTTCCTGCATCAAAAATCACTTCCTCAAGTATTTTTTCACAAGGGAAGGATCTATTCTGGTGAGTTCCTGTTCGGGCAAGATTGTAAGCAGTTCCCACATCAGGTCCAGAGTGGTGTTTATATCCCGGTTTTCTTCGAAGTCCTGTTTTGCAAAACGCTCCTCAAACTGCCGCCCGAATTCCATATATTTTTTATCTGTCTCCGAAAGCTCATCTTCCCCTATGACCTGAGCCAGAGCTCTGATCTCCTGGACCCTGGAGTAGGCCGAGAAAACCTGGTTTGCCACGTCGGGATGGTCTTCCCTGGTGTATTCTTTGCCTATGCCGTCTTTCATCAATCGCGACAGGGATGGGAGAACGTTGATAGGAGGATATATTCCCATCTGGTATAAAGACCTGTTTAAAACTATCTGTCCTTCAGTTATATATCCGGTAAGATCCGGCACCGGATGGGTGATATCATCATTTGGCATGGTGAGTATGGGTATCTGGGTGATGCTTCCTTTGGAACCCTTCAACATGCCCGCCCTCTCATATAGGCTGGCGAGATCCGAGTAGAGGTATCCCGGATATCCCTTCCTGGAGGGCACTTCTTCCCGGGCGGAGGAAATCTCTCTCAATGCCTCGCAGTAGCTGGTTATGTCAGTCATTATCACCAGCACTTGCATATCGCATTCAAAAGCCAGATACTCTGCCGCCGTCAGAGCACACCTGGGTGTTATAATCCTCTCCACCACCGGGTCATCGGCAAGGTTTAAAAACATTACTACTCTATCCATGACTCCTGCTTCTTCAAAGACTTTCCTAAAAAAGTCGGCCTCATCGTGCTTTATACCCATGGCTGCAAAAACCACCGCAAATTTTCCGGCTTCTTCATCGGAAATCCTGGCCTGCCTCACGATCTGGGCTGCCAGCTGGTTGTGGGGAAGGCCGTCTCCAGAGAATATGGGAAGTTTCTGGCCTCTTATCAGGGTTATAAGGCCATCTATAGAAGAAATTCCGGTTTGAATGTAGTTTCTGGGATAAAGCCTTGCCACAGGATTCATGGGCCTGCCGTTTATGTTATAGGTATTGTTGGAATATATCTCTCCGGCGCCGTCGATAGGCATGGCAGTACCGTTAAAAACCCTACCGAGAATCTCTCTGGAAAGGGGGATCTCCATGGGCTTGCCGGTAAAGCTCACGCTCACATCATTTAAAGAAATGCCCGATGTCCCTTGAAACACCTGGATTATGACCCTGTCCCTGTCAATCTGGACCACTTTCCCCATCCTGTACTCCCCGCCGGTCATCTCTATGTCCACTATTTCGTCGTAGACCGCATCCTTGACTTCATTCATGACTACAAGGGGACCTTCAGCCTTATCCAGTTTCAGATATTTAACCTTCATCTGCCGCACCTTCTTTGTACATGCTCTCCAGGCTGTCATAGTATCGATCTATCCTGTCGCAAAGCTCCTGGAAGAGCTCGGGTTTTTCATCGGAAGCGTTGTATTTCATCATTATTATATCGGAAAAGAGGGCTTCATCCTTGATTTTTGAGAGGGGGATACCCCTTCTCACGCAGGAATATGCTCTGTCGTAAAGCCTATCGATGACCTTAAGCATGCTGTACTGGCGGGAAAGAGGCACATAGGAGTCCTGCGGATGGTAGGCGTTTTGCTGTAGATATCCCATCTTTATGATGCGGGCTATTTCCAGTATGACCCTCTGGTCGTCGGGTAGCACATCCTCGCCCACCAGTTTTACTATGTCCATGAGCTTGTTTTCTTCCTGCAGTATCTTCAGCATTTTGGATCTCAGCGCCATAATGTCGGAGGCAATATTTTGCCTGAACCAGTCTCCCAGCATGGGAACATAGCCGCTGTAAGATGAAAGCCAGTTTATGGAAGGGAAGTGCCTGGCATGAGCCAGCTCCCTGTCCAGGGCCAGAAAAGCTCCTACAATCCTTTTTGTGGACTGGGTTACAGGTTCCGAGAAGTCCCCGCCTGCAGGGGAAACAGCACCAATTACAGTGATGGAACCCTCGGTGCCGTTCAGGTTCCTGACATAGCCGGCCCTCTCGTAAAATGCCGCCAGTCTTGACGCCAGGTATGCGGGATAGCCTTCTTCGGCGGGCATCTCCTCCAGCCTGCCGGCAATTTCTCTGAGGGCTTCGGCCCATCTCGAGGTAGAGTCGGCCATGATGGCTACATTGTACCCCATGTCTCTGAAGTATTCGGCTATGGTGATGCCGGTATATATGGAGGCCTCCCTGGCCGCCACCGGCATGTTGGAGGTGTTGGCTATGAGTACCGTCCTGTCCATCAGGGGGTTGCCGGTCCTGGGGTCTTTCAGCTTGGGAAAGTCCTCCAGAACTTCGGTCATCTCATTGCCTCGCTCACCGCAGCCTATATACACAATAATGTCGGCATCGCTCCACTTGGCCAGCTGGTGCTGGGTTATAGTCTTTCCGGTGCCAAAGCCGCCGGGAATGGCAGCGGTGCCGCCCTTGGCCAGGGGAAAAAAGGTATCGATGACCCTCTGCCCGGTCACCAGCAGTTTTTCTATGGGCATCCTCTGAGCCACCGGTCTTGGCTGCCTTACGGGCCATTCCTGGTACATCTTAAGCTCATGTTGTATTCCATCCTTTTCCAATACTGCAAGGGTATCATGAATAGTATAAGAACCGCTTTTTACAACACTTACTACTCTGCCTTTTATCCCTGGAGGAACCATGACTTTGTGTACCACCATGGAGGTCTCCTGCACTTTTGCAAAAACATCGCCAGGATTAAGAATATCCCCCTGTTTTGCCAGAATCTCCACATCCCATAGCTTCCTGTCGTCTATGGAAATCAGGCCGATGCCTTCGGGAATGTATTTGAATCCTGAATCATATATTTTTGAAAGCGGCCTTTCAATGCCGTCAAAGATATT from Biomaibacter acetigenes includes these protein-coding regions:
- the hydF gene encoding [FeFe] hydrogenase H-cluster maturation GTPase HydF, yielding MNSTPTASRLHIAIFGRRNAGKSSLINAITNQDIALVSSVAGTTTDPVFKAMELLPIGPVVIIDTAGIDDVGELGELRVKKTYQVLNKTDLAVLIIDGETGVTDYDMEVLARIKEKKLPVVGIINKKDIAGYTPGDKKKWEQQLGISLLEVSALNREGIDDLKREIINKAPVDFSEIPIISDLLNPGDFAVLVIPIDKAAPKGRLILPQQQTIRDILDHDAIAIVTKEYELKETLDNLSKKPRIVVTDSQAFLKVAADTPKDVWMTSFSILFARHKGELAQLVAGVKAIEDLKPGDRVLISEACTHHRQADDIGKVKIPRWLRQMVGGDLHFEWSSGFTFPENLLEFKLVVHCGACMLNRREMLYRLSILKQKNIPVVNYGVLIAYVHGILPRALEPFPYARMMLK
- a CDS encoding anti-sigma factor family protein, with amino-acid sequence MGCDFYEERIMEYLDGALDARGKRDLEQHLSKCVHCSEFLEAMQRQYVMLSDLPLLSPGQNFTQKVMTKIYNEKAERNIPIVMAIPALLLAILAVTILLAPYNPADIIPAFIGAVGWFVMVVKSVSGILNTALWMAGFTVKVIMDLQSALTFPARILAEIWRQYPMSAVLVIGVFIVGFSLWVRLLAPTEATGSKNT
- a CDS encoding V-type ATP synthase subunit B, which codes for MKVKYLKLDKAEGPLVVMNEVKDAVYDEIVDIEMTGGEYRMGKVVQIDRDRVIIQVFQGTSGISLNDVSVSFTGKPMEIPLSREILGRVFNGTAMPIDGAGEIYSNNTYNINGRPMNPVARLYPRNYIQTGISSIDGLITLIRGQKLPIFSGDGLPHNQLAAQIVRQARISDEEAGKFAVVFAAMGIKHDEADFFRKVFEEAGVMDRVVMFLNLADDPVVERIITPRCALTAAEYLAFECDMQVLVIMTDITSYCEALREISSAREEVPSRKGYPGYLYSDLASLYERAGMLKGSKGSITQIPILTMPNDDITHPVPDLTGYITEGQIVLNRSLYQMGIYPPINVLPSLSRLMKDGIGKEYTREDHPDVANQVFSAYSRVQEIRALAQVIGEDELSETDKKYMEFGRQFEERFAKQDFEENRDINTTLDLMWELLTILPEQELTRIDPSLVKKYLRK
- a CDS encoding aspartate ammonia-lyase; the protein is MGFRVEHDLLGERQVPEEAYYGIHTLRAIENFPLTGRPIHKKLVMALVTVKKAAALANTELGFLPESIGKAITAACDEILAGNLLEQFVVDSIQGGAGTSSNMNANEVIANRAIEILGGKKGDYSMVHPINHVNLFQSTNDVYPTALRIAAIWLLKPLSESMARLQEALQQKENEFCDCLKVGRTQLQDAVPIMLGQEFGAYAQAIARDRWRLYKVEERLRQVNIGGTAVGTGLNADKRYIYLVTEKLQDLTGLGLARAEYLMDPTQNADVFVEVSGLLKSAAVNLSKIASDLRLLSSGPRAGLMEINLPSMQAGSSIMPGKVNPIIPEAVNQVAFQVMANDMAITLAAQAGQLELNAMLPLIAHNLLESLEIMDNAVKIFIKRCISGITANRERCGKLLEESFSTLAALTPHIGYDAATVVAQKALAEKKSVRQVVLEMGLIEEEKLNRLLCPYELTKPGNFEVRS
- a CDS encoding sigma-70 family RNA polymerase sigma factor — protein: MCPQQATDENYVGKMPNDEKLDEKIIKQVLSGDTGAFAIIVDRYKNRVFTMAYRMLSSREEAEDVSQETFIKIYRSLKTYDAGRTKFSTWVYRITYNLCIDYLRKRKEAAPLEEDILAASSGTPEEITEARDSAVRLHQAVQNLPEEYRVPLMLFHFQGLSYQEICRVLNVPMSIVKNRLFRARKLLREKLDGGEGSGM
- a CDS encoding V-type ATP synthase subunit A — protein: MASQGNIIYINGPVVKADKMEDFMVREMVMVGEKKLIGEVISLEKDRGTIQVYEETSGLRMGEKVIGTGRPLSVKLGPGIIGNIFDGIERPLSKIYDSGFKYIPEGIGLISIDDRKLWDVEILAKQGDILNPGDVFAKVQETSMVVHKVMVPPGIKGRVVSVVKSGSYTIHDTLAVLEKDGIQHELKMYQEWPVRQPRPVAQRMPIEKLLVTGQRVIDTFFPLAKGGTAAIPGGFGTGKTITQHQLAKWSDADIIVYIGCGERGNEMTEVLEDFPKLKDPRTGNPLMDRTVLIANTSNMPVAAREASIYTGITIAEYFRDMGYNVAIMADSTSRWAEALREIAGRLEEMPAEEGYPAYLASRLAAFYERAGYVRNLNGTEGSITVIGAVSPAGGDFSEPVTQSTKRIVGAFLALDRELAHARHFPSINWLSSYSGYVPMLGDWFRQNIASDIMALRSKMLKILQEENKLMDIVKLVGEDVLPDDQRVILEIARIIKMGYLQQNAYHPQDSYVPLSRQYSMLKVIDRLYDRAYSCVRRGIPLSKIKDEALFSDIIMMKYNASDEKPELFQELCDRIDRYYDSLESMYKEGAADEG
- a CDS encoding V-type ATP synthase subunit D, translated to MQENIAPTKANLMAAQAALDFSKKGYELLDKKRNVLIREMMGLMDRAKEMQQKMREIFKDAYEALTMANITLGINEVHEVAKSIPRATEFTVLTHSVMGVEIPKIKYEKHDLEHYYSFYHTNTALDVALQKFHQVKYLLYELAEVEDSVYKLAMEIKRTQKRANALQNIQIPKYEALVKMISEVLEEKEREDFFRLKVLKKKKLRRA